In one Streptomyces sp. T12 genomic region, the following are encoded:
- a CDS encoding helix-turn-helix domain-containing protein translates to MAIVPPQDAAPTTAPVGGTAGVGPLLRAWREQRRVSQLELALRADSSARHISFIETGRSRPSEKMVLRLAGHLEVPVRERNALLLAAGYAPRYPETPLDDPALDAVRAGMEQLIQGYEPYPALVVDAMYHVHAANRGILMLLDGIPEHLLAPPLNAMRLTLHPEGLAPRIRNLREWRGHLLAQMDRQIALHRSEPLRRLYEEVAAYPVPEETPDTEPAEPVPYFALPLRIEHEGRVLSFISSISTFNTPMDVTVAELAIETLLPADPATVKYLQSLMP, encoded by the coding sequence ATGGCCATTGTCCCGCCCCAAGACGCCGCGCCCACCACCGCCCCCGTCGGCGGGACCGCGGGCGTGGGCCCTCTGCTTCGGGCCTGGCGGGAGCAACGGCGGGTCAGCCAGCTGGAGTTGGCACTGCGGGCCGACTCCTCGGCGCGGCACATCAGCTTCATCGAGACCGGACGTTCACGGCCCAGCGAGAAAATGGTGCTGCGGCTGGCCGGGCACCTGGAGGTGCCGGTGCGCGAGCGCAATGCGCTGCTGCTCGCGGCCGGATACGCCCCGCGCTACCCGGAGACCCCGCTGGACGATCCCGCACTGGACGCCGTCCGCGCGGGCATGGAGCAGCTGATCCAGGGCTACGAGCCCTACCCGGCCCTCGTGGTCGACGCGATGTACCACGTCCACGCGGCAAACCGGGGCATCCTGATGCTGCTCGACGGCATTCCCGAGCACCTTCTCGCGCCCCCGCTGAACGCGATGCGCCTGACCCTGCACCCGGAGGGCCTCGCGCCGCGCATCCGCAACCTGCGTGAATGGCGCGGGCATCTGCTCGCCCAGATGGACCGGCAGATCGCGCTGCACCGCTCCGAGCCGCTGCGCCGGCTGTACGAGGAGGTGGCGGCGTATCCGGTACCGGAGGAGACGCCGGACACCGAACCGGCCGAGCCCGTCCCGTACTTCGCGCTTCCGTTGCGGATCGAGCACGAGGGCCGTGTCCTGTCCTTCATCTCCTCCATCTCCACCTTCAACACGCCGATGGACGTGACCGTCGCCGAGCTGGCCATCGAGACACTCCTCCCGGCCGACCCGGCGACGGTCAAGTACCTTCAGTCGCTGATGCCCTGA
- a CDS encoding YafY family protein has translation MKSSRLVSILLLLQTRGRMTAAQLAGELEVSVRTVYRDVEALSAAGVPLYGDAGHAGGYRLLDGYRTRLTGLTADEAEALFLAGAPGPAAQLGLGSVLAAAQLKVRAALPQELRIHADRISGRFHLDAPGWYADADDTPYLPAVADAVWNSRVLQVLYRRWREPTDVERRLEPYGLVLKAGRWYVVAGPGPRTYRVDQILRLAVTDEEFTRPDHFDLAAYWAAYQRDFHDRLHRGEAVVRLAPGVTLDRAAGHRTETDGWTRVTVPIESVDHAHAEFLRLGTGIEVLEPPELREKIARTVAELAERYGNLRAGGGD, from the coding sequence GTGAAGTCCAGCCGACTCGTCTCCATCCTCCTGCTGCTCCAGACCCGCGGCCGGATGACCGCCGCCCAACTCGCCGGGGAGCTGGAGGTCTCGGTGCGCACGGTCTACCGGGACGTCGAGGCGCTGAGCGCCGCCGGCGTCCCGCTGTACGGCGACGCGGGTCACGCGGGCGGCTACCGCCTCCTCGACGGCTACCGCACCCGCCTCACCGGGCTGACCGCCGACGAGGCCGAGGCCCTCTTCCTCGCCGGCGCCCCCGGCCCCGCGGCCCAGCTCGGCCTCGGCTCCGTCCTGGCCGCCGCCCAGCTGAAGGTCCGCGCCGCCCTGCCGCAGGAACTGCGCATCCACGCCGACCGGATCAGCGGCCGCTTCCACCTCGACGCACCCGGCTGGTACGCCGACGCCGACGACACGCCGTACCTCCCCGCGGTGGCCGACGCCGTCTGGAACAGCCGCGTCCTGCAGGTCCTGTACCGCCGCTGGCGTGAACCCACCGACGTGGAGCGCCGCCTGGAGCCGTACGGACTCGTCCTGAAGGCGGGGCGCTGGTACGTCGTCGCCGGCCCCGGGCCGCGTACGTACCGCGTCGACCAGATCCTCCGACTCGCCGTCACCGACGAGGAGTTCACCCGCCCCGACCACTTCGACCTGGCCGCCTACTGGGCGGCGTACCAGCGCGACTTCCACGACCGGCTGCACCGCGGGGAGGCCGTGGTGCGGCTGGCTCCCGGCGTGACCCTCGACCGCGCGGCCGGCCACCGCACGGAGACGGACGGCTGGACCCGGGTCACCGTCCCCATCGAGTCCGTCGACCACGCCCACGCCGAGTTCCTGCGCCTGGGCACCGGCATCGAGGTGCTCGAGCCGCCCGAGCTGCGCGAGAAGATCGCCCGGACGGTGGCCGAACTGGCCGAAAGGTACGGCAACTTGAGGGCGGGGGGCGGCGACTGA
- a CDS encoding 4a-hydroxytetrahydrobiopterin dehydratase gives MPLEPLSQKEIEDRLAELPGWSQDGDRIARSYRLPSHFAATAMVVHIAQVQEELDHHSDLTLGYNTVSLTVNTHTVSAVTERDFALARKIEELAPGHGAH, from the coding sequence ATGCCCCTCGAACCGCTGTCGCAGAAGGAGATCGAGGACCGGCTCGCGGAGCTGCCGGGCTGGTCGCAGGACGGCGACCGCATCGCCCGCTCCTACCGGCTCCCCTCGCACTTCGCGGCCACGGCGATGGTCGTGCACATCGCCCAGGTCCAGGAGGAGCTCGACCACCACTCCGACCTCACCCTCGGTTACAACACGGTGTCCCTCACCGTGAACACCCACACCGTCAGCGCCGTGACCGAGCGGGACTTCGCCCTCGCCCGGAAAATCGAGGAGCTCGCTCCTGGCCACGGGGCACACTGA
- a CDS encoding SAM-dependent methyltransferase, which produces MTGSKAASTRVDTSRPHPARVYDWWLGGKDNYPVDEELARKILAVDSTVLRGARANRRFMHRAVRTAAEAGIRQFLDIGTGIPTEPNLHQVAQGVAPESKVVYADNDPIVLRHAEALLHGTAEGSTDYVHADVRDVDALLGRASQSLDFAEPIALSLVALTHYLGDDPDGDDVYGLLGKYVAALAPGSYLILSQVTPDLSPEAIEKAANHFRRSGTPFFPRSLAGFSRFFDGLELLGPGVIPVYGWRPEPEDVAAQAEGIVPVYAGVARKA; this is translated from the coding sequence ATGACCGGATCCAAGGCCGCGTCCACCCGCGTCGACACCAGCAGGCCGCACCCGGCCCGCGTCTACGACTGGTGGCTGGGCGGCAAGGACAACTACCCGGTGGACGAGGAGCTGGCCCGCAAGATCCTCGCCGTGGACAGCACCGTCTTACGCGGTGCGCGCGCCAACCGCCGGTTCATGCACCGGGCTGTGCGCACCGCCGCCGAGGCCGGGATACGCCAGTTCCTGGACATCGGCACGGGCATCCCCACCGAGCCCAACCTGCACCAGGTGGCGCAGGGCGTCGCCCCGGAGTCCAAGGTCGTCTACGCGGACAACGACCCGATCGTGCTGCGGCACGCGGAGGCGCTGCTGCACGGCACCGCCGAGGGCAGCACGGACTACGTGCACGCCGACGTCCGCGACGTCGATGCCCTGCTGGGCCGAGCGAGCCAGTCCCTGGACTTCGCCGAGCCGATCGCGCTGTCGCTGGTCGCGCTGACCCACTACCTGGGCGATGATCCGGACGGCGACGACGTGTACGGCCTGCTCGGGAAGTACGTCGCCGCGCTCGCCCCGGGCAGCTACCTGATCCTGTCCCAGGTCACCCCGGACCTCAGCCCGGAGGCGATCGAGAAGGCGGCGAACCACTTCCGGCGCAGCGGCACCCCCTTCTTCCCCCGGTCGCTGGCCGGGTTCTCCCGCTTCTTCGACGGCCTGGAGCTGCTCGGCCCCGGCGTCATCCCCGTCTACGGCTGGCGCCCGGAGCCCGAGGACGTGGCGGCCCAGGCGGAGGGCATCGTGCCCGTGTACGCGGGGGTCGCCCGCAAGGCCTGA
- a CDS encoding rhamnogalacturonan lyase — MQHPRKHRRRRAALSATLAVAALVAAGLTTLNGAGTAEAATARQVEALDRGVVSVHTSSGNLVSWRWLGTDPNDVSFNVYRAGTKVNSTPVTGSTNYFHSGAPEQADYTVRAIVGGVEQGDSVHAIQFRTGYKDVPISPPAGGTTPDGVAYTYEANDASVGDLDGDGALDIVLKWQPTNAKDNSQSGYTGNTFVDGIKLDGTRLWRIDLGRNIRSGAHYTQFQVYDYDGDRKAEVAMKTADGTVDGTGAVIGSSSADHRNSSGYILSGPEYLTMFNGQTGKAMGTVDYVPARGTVSSWGDSYGNRVDRFLAGTAYLDGARPSLIMARGYYTRTVIAAWDWRGGSFTRRWTFDTNSSTNTGKGFDGQGSHSLSVGDVDGDGKDEIVYGAMAVDDNGNGLWTTKTGHGDAQHLGDLDPAHAGLEYFKVSESTSQPAQLYINPANGTVNWKLAACCDNGRGVAGDIWAGNDGAEVWSASDTSIRDEAGATKGREPSSVNFLSWWDGDTVRELLDGTHIDKYGTSSDTRLLTGSGVSSNNSTKATPVLSGDILGDWREEVIWRTSGNTALRIYSTPYETSTKITTLLHDPMYRTGLAWQNTAYNQPPHPSFFIGNGMPTAPRPAVYTP, encoded by the coding sequence GTGCAGCACCCGCGCAAGCACCGCAGACGCCGAGCCGCCCTCTCCGCGACCCTCGCCGTGGCCGCCCTGGTCGCCGCAGGACTCACCACGCTGAACGGCGCCGGCACAGCCGAGGCCGCCACCGCCCGCCAGGTCGAGGCCCTCGACCGGGGCGTGGTCAGCGTCCACACCTCCAGCGGCAACCTGGTCAGCTGGCGCTGGCTCGGTACCGACCCGAACGACGTCTCCTTCAACGTCTACCGGGCCGGCACGAAGGTCAACTCGACCCCGGTCACCGGCTCCACGAACTACTTCCACTCCGGCGCCCCCGAACAGGCCGACTACACGGTCCGCGCGATCGTGGGCGGCGTGGAGCAGGGCGACTCCGTCCACGCCATCCAGTTCCGTACGGGGTACAAGGACGTCCCGATCAGCCCGCCGGCCGGCGGTACGACCCCCGACGGAGTGGCGTACACCTACGAGGCCAACGACGCCTCCGTCGGCGACCTCGACGGTGACGGCGCCCTCGACATCGTCCTCAAGTGGCAGCCCACCAACGCCAAGGACAACTCCCAGTCCGGCTACACCGGCAACACCTTCGTCGACGGCATCAAGCTCGACGGCACCCGGCTGTGGCGTATCGACCTGGGCCGCAACATCCGCTCCGGCGCGCACTACACGCAGTTCCAGGTGTACGACTACGACGGCGACCGCAAGGCCGAGGTGGCCATGAAGACGGCCGACGGCACGGTCGACGGGACCGGGGCGGTGATCGGCAGTTCGTCCGCCGACCACCGCAATTCGAGTGGGTACATCCTCTCCGGGCCCGAGTACCTGACCATGTTCAACGGGCAGACCGGCAAGGCGATGGGGACGGTCGACTACGTCCCGGCCCGGGGAACGGTGTCCTCGTGGGGCGACTCGTACGGCAACCGGGTCGACCGGTTCCTCGCCGGTACCGCCTACTTGGACGGCGCCCGTCCCTCCCTGATCATGGCCCGCGGCTACTACACCCGCACGGTCATCGCCGCCTGGGACTGGCGAGGCGGCAGCTTCACCCGCCGCTGGACCTTCGACACCAACTCCTCCACCAACACCGGCAAGGGATTCGACGGCCAGGGCTCGCACAGCCTGTCCGTCGGGGACGTCGACGGCGACGGCAAGGACGAGATCGTCTACGGTGCGATGGCCGTCGACGACAACGGCAACGGCCTGTGGACCACGAAGACCGGGCACGGCGACGCCCAGCACCTCGGCGACCTCGACCCCGCGCACGCGGGCCTGGAGTACTTCAAGGTCTCGGAGTCGACCAGCCAGCCGGCCCAGCTGTACATCAACCCGGCCAATGGCACGGTCAACTGGAAGCTCGCCGCCTGCTGCGACAACGGCCGCGGGGTCGCCGGGGACATCTGGGCGGGCAACGACGGCGCCGAGGTGTGGTCCGCCTCCGACACCTCCATCCGCGACGAGGCCGGCGCCACCAAGGGCCGCGAGCCGTCCTCCGTCAACTTCCTGTCGTGGTGGGACGGCGACACCGTCCGCGAACTCCTCGACGGCACCCACATCGACAAGTACGGCACCTCGTCCGACACCCGTCTGCTGACCGGTTCCGGTGTCTCCTCCAACAACAGCACGAAGGCCACGCCCGTCCTGTCCGGCGACATCCTCGGCGACTGGCGCGAGGAGGTCATCTGGCGCACGAGCGGCAACACGGCGCTCAGGATCTACTCGACGCCGTACGAAACGAGCACGAAGATCACGACCCTGCTCCACGACCCGATGTACCGCACGGGCCTGGCCTGGCAGAACACCGCCTACAACCAGCCGCCGCATCCGAGCTTCTTCATCGGCAACGGCATGCCGACGGCGCCCCGGCCGGCGGTGTACACGCCCTGA
- a CDS encoding helix-turn-helix transcriptional regulator: protein MSERRPAPTVGQVVLGRRLQELREAAGLGRDEAARVLRVAAATVRRMETAEVALKIPYVQVLLETYGVPEEDAAAFVALAEDANLPGWWQRFHDVLPDWFSLYVSLEGAARIIRSYEPHFVPGLLQTEEYARAVMEAGTIGQTGPQTIERHVSLRMERQRLLERPDPPHLWVIMDETVLRRPVSDRGEVMRDQLDKLLEFAERDRVTLQIAEFASGPHPGTYAPFTLFRFAEPELPDMVYTEYLTGALYLDSRQEVAAHLEVLDHMSTAAASAERTKKILRELREDF, encoded by the coding sequence GTGAGTGAGCGGCGGCCGGCCCCCACCGTGGGCCAGGTGGTGCTCGGCAGGCGGCTGCAGGAGCTGCGCGAGGCGGCCGGGCTGGGGCGTGACGAGGCCGCACGGGTCCTGCGGGTGGCCGCGGCGACCGTACGGCGGATGGAGACGGCCGAGGTCGCGCTGAAGATCCCGTACGTGCAGGTGCTGCTGGAGACGTACGGGGTGCCCGAGGAGGACGCGGCCGCGTTCGTCGCGCTGGCCGAGGACGCCAACCTGCCGGGCTGGTGGCAGCGGTTCCACGACGTGTTGCCGGACTGGTTCAGCCTGTACGTCAGTCTGGAGGGCGCCGCCCGCATCATCCGCTCCTACGAGCCGCACTTCGTGCCCGGTCTGCTGCAGACCGAGGAGTACGCGCGTGCCGTGATGGAGGCCGGGACGATCGGGCAGACAGGGCCGCAGACCATCGAGCGGCATGTGTCGCTGCGGATGGAACGGCAGCGGCTGCTGGAGCGCCCCGACCCGCCCCACCTGTGGGTGATCATGGACGAGACGGTGCTGCGGCGCCCGGTGAGCGACCGCGGCGAGGTGATGCGGGACCAGTTGGACAAGCTGCTGGAGTTCGCCGAGCGCGACCGGGTCACGCTGCAGATCGCCGAGTTCGCCTCCGGCCCGCACCCGGGGACGTACGCGCCCTTCACCCTGTTCCGCTTCGCCGAGCCCGAGCTGCCCGACATGGTCTACACCGAGTACCTGACCGGCGCCCTGTATCTCGACTCCCGCCAGGAGGTCGCCGCGCATCTGGAGGTCCTGGACCACATGTCGACGGCTGCCGCGTCGGCCGAGCGCACGAAGAAGATCCTGCGGGAGCTGCGCGAGGACTTCTGA
- a CDS encoding class I SAM-dependent methyltransferase: MLDYDKEAERYDASRGGEPRAAAAAEAVLGLLPDGIRRLLDVACGTGIVTRRLAAARDGLCVTGVDLAPGMARQAAARLPGAVVLADSRRLPVRNDRFDAVSSVWLLHLAQTAEDVRTIVGECARVLRPGGVYVTTVDKAAAHNVGSDIDAVLASRPRRPARDEAALVESYALDHGLVPAGRARFTGRGQGRSPRRTIADLRRGWFVALPPGGALADRFAARLAELPDQDRPRPDPVFSLRAFRKPE, encoded by the coding sequence GTGCTGGACTACGACAAGGAAGCGGAGCGGTACGACGCCTCGCGCGGCGGCGAGCCCCGGGCGGCGGCCGCGGCGGAGGCGGTGCTGGGGCTCCTGCCCGACGGGATCCGGCGCCTGCTCGACGTGGCCTGCGGCACCGGAATCGTGACGCGCCGGCTCGCCGCCGCCCGGGACGGCCTGTGCGTGACCGGTGTCGACCTCGCGCCCGGCATGGCCCGGCAGGCCGCCGCCCGCCTGCCCGGCGCCGTCGTGCTCGCCGACAGCCGCCGGCTGCCTGTGCGAAACGACCGGTTCGACGCCGTCAGCAGCGTGTGGCTGCTCCACCTGGCGCAGACCGCCGAGGACGTGCGGACCATCGTCGGTGAGTGCGCCCGAGTGCTGCGGCCCGGCGGCGTGTACGTCACCACGGTCGACAAGGCCGCCGCGCACAACGTGGGCAGTGACATCGATGCGGTGCTGGCCTCCCGCCCGCGCCGCCCGGCCCGCGACGAGGCGGCGCTCGTCGAGTCGTACGCCCTCGACCACGGCCTGGTCCCGGCCGGGCGGGCCCGCTTCACCGGCCGTGGCCAGGGGCGCAGCCCCCGCCGTACGATCGCCGACCTGCGCCGGGGCTGGTTCGTCGCCCTGCCGCCCGGCGGCGCGCTCGCCGACCGGTTCGCCGCCCGCCTCGCGGAACTGCCGGACCAGGACCGACCCCGGCCGGACCCGGTGTTCAGCCTCCGGGCGTTCCGGAAGCCCGAGTGA